In Thermocladium sp. ECH_B, one genomic interval encodes:
- a CDS encoding AMP-dependent synthetase: protein MNIWRPSKDNLTESNVARFMNENGQGSLDEFIKSTHERPEWFWEAFTRIIGVRWSRPYTKVLDLSLGKPWAKWFINGGLNIADQLPEGSDILVKWGNEAGDSIQWSYSYVLYRARAVSSWLHRNGLRRGDRVGIYMPMIPEIVPVFLGIIRAGGIVVPLFSGFGRGAIRTRLEDAEAKFVFASDSSIRKGKQVDMIEELKNGIPSTAKVVILNRSGKQLDNYVDMGEVMRTGGDHVEETGAEDPLMILYTSGTTGKPKGTVHTHDGFPIKAAADIYFQFDMKRGDTLMWVTDLGWMMGPWMIFGGYLLHGSIALFEGVPDYPSPNRLWEFIEENNVNILGLSATLIRLLRAEGSKPSVGPIKAFGNTGEPIDLESWVWLYEAGRGEAPIINYSGGTEVSGGIVGCYVVKPIKPSSFNGASPGINVAILDSEGRQVPPNTEGELSILSVWPGMTRGFWRDPERYLETYWRKIDGVWSHGDGAMYDEEGYIYIVGRIDDTIKVAGKRLGPAEIETIINSDPAIVESACIGVPDELKGEAVMCFAVPRQWNELDELRRKILREVGDAMGKAFTPRDVVFVKALPKTRNAKIMRRIIRAIYLGQNPGDVSALDNPEAVEEIRNAVKRSING from the coding sequence ATGAATATATGGAGGCCTAGTAAAGATAACTTGACAGAAAGTAATGTGGCTAGATTCATGAACGAGAACGGACAAGGGAGCCTCGATGAATTCATCAAATCGACACACGAGAGGCCTGAGTGGTTCTGGGAAGCATTTACGAGAATAATTGGAGTACGGTGGAGCAGACCCTATACTAAGGTGCTTGACCTATCGCTGGGCAAGCCATGGGCCAAGTGGTTCATTAATGGCGGGTTAAATATAGCTGATCAGTTGCCGGAGGGATCCGATATCCTGGTCAAGTGGGGAAATGAAGCGGGCGACTCGATTCAATGGTCTTACTCATACGTGCTCTACAGGGCGAGGGCAGTGAGTAGTTGGCTGCATAGGAATGGATTGAGGCGAGGAGATAGAGTAGGCATCTATATGCCTATGATTCCGGAAATAGTGCCTGTATTCCTCGGAATAATAAGGGCCGGAGGAATAGTGGTGCCGCTCTTCAGCGGATTCGGTAGGGGAGCAATAAGAACTAGGTTGGAGGATGCCGAAGCTAAATTCGTCTTCGCCTCGGACTCCTCCATTAGGAAGGGGAAGCAAGTGGATATGATTGAGGAACTCAAGAATGGCATCCCCAGCACAGCTAAGGTCGTGATCCTGAATAGGTCTGGGAAGCAATTAGATAATTACGTGGATATGGGGGAAGTAATGAGGACCGGCGGGGATCATGTTGAGGAGACCGGGGCTGAGGATCCATTAATGATACTCTACACCTCCGGCACCACGGGGAAACCGAAGGGAACTGTTCATACGCATGATGGATTCCCCATAAAGGCGGCTGCCGATATATATTTCCAGTTCGACATGAAGAGGGGGGATACCTTGATGTGGGTCACCGACTTGGGCTGGATGATGGGGCCATGGATGATTTTCGGCGGTTACTTGCTTCATGGATCCATAGCCCTCTTCGAGGGCGTCCCGGATTACCCAAGCCCGAATAGGTTATGGGAATTCATTGAGGAGAACAACGTCAATATACTGGGCCTCTCAGCAACATTGATACGGCTACTTAGGGCTGAGGGATCCAAGCCGAGCGTGGGCCCCATTAAGGCATTCGGCAATACCGGGGAACCAATTGACTTGGAGAGCTGGGTATGGCTATATGAAGCTGGGCGAGGCGAGGCACCCATAATTAATTATAGTGGAGGCACCGAGGTTTCAGGCGGCATAGTTGGCTGCTACGTAGTGAAGCCGATAAAGCCATCCTCATTTAATGGAGCTAGTCCAGGCATTAACGTGGCTATCCTAGATTCAGAGGGGAGACAGGTGCCGCCCAATACCGAGGGGGAATTATCCATATTATCGGTGTGGCCCGGCATGACGAGGGGATTCTGGCGCGATCCTGAGAGGTACTTGGAGACCTATTGGAGAAAGATAGATGGAGTGTGGAGTCACGGCGATGGAGCGATGTATGATGAGGAGGGCTACATATACATAGTTGGGAGGATCGATGACACGATAAAGGTAGCGGGGAAGAGATTGGGACCAGCGGAGATCGAGACCATAATTAACTCCGATCCAGCCATCGTTGAATCGGCATGTATAGGAGTACCCGATGAGTTAAAGGGAGAGGCAGTGATGTGCTTCGCCGTTCCTCGCCAATGGAATGAATTAGATGAGTTGAGGAGGAAAATATTGAGGGAGGTGGGGGATGCCATGGGCAAGGCATTCACGCCCCGCGACGTGGTGTTCGTTAAGGCCCTCCCCAAGACGCGGAACGCGAAGATAATGCGAAGAATAATACGAGCGATTTACCTGGGCCAGAATCCGGGGGATGTATCTGCACTAGATAATCCTGAGGCGGTGGAGGAAATCAGGAACGCAGTTAAGCGGAGTATTAATGGCTAG
- a CDS encoding AsnC family transcriptional regulator, producing MAVQRTYELTPAEIERELTERQIQILQYLLKRAQPLKVYTVYADQDEIARDLGMTRQALSVHLKKLKDLGLIRTGREFVDITEKTLKVLKLSTAEAVVMIKATPKYRPQVYEKVKELPVEKAYRVSGEYDLILITREAHVNDLLRVLSTMEGVEDTKTFISLEVIKE from the coding sequence ATGGCAGTGCAGAGAACGTATGAATTAACCCCGGCCGAAATAGAGAGGGAGTTAACGGAGAGACAGATCCAGATACTCCAGTACCTACTAAAGAGGGCTCAACCCCTCAAGGTATATACGGTGTATGCGGATCAAGATGAAATAGCGAGGGACCTAGGCATGACCAGGCAAGCCCTCAGCGTTCATTTAAAGAAGTTGAAGGACCTGGGGCTGATACGGACGGGAAGGGAATTCGTCGACATAACTGAGAAGACTCTAAAGGTGCTTAAGCTAAGCACGGCGGAGGCCGTGGTCATGATAAAGGCCACGCCGAAATATAGGCCTCAAGTCTATGAGAAGGTCAAGGAGTTACCCGTTGAGAAGGCCTATAGGGTCTCAGGCGAGTATGACTTAATACTAATAACTAGGGAGGCGCATGTGAATGACTTGCTGCGAGTGCTGAGCACAATGGAGGGAGTGGAGGACACGAAGACCTTCATATCGCTTGAAGTAATAAAGGAGTAG